Genomic segment of Populus trichocarpa isolate Nisqually-1 chromosome 12, P.trichocarpa_v4.1, whole genome shotgun sequence:
CTATTGCATTAAAGCAGACAAGTAAACCACAAGAAAATAGATGAAGGGGGGACAGAAAGTTGACAAAACTAAGAGACACAGTtacaaaacaaaccaaaacagtGTAAGAAACATATAGTGAGGCTGAACAGGGATCAATTACCTGCAATAAGCAAGTAGGAATATGGATAAATCCCTGCAGAAGAAGATCAACCTTTTCCAGAAGGATTGGCGGCACAGGCGAGATTAAGTAGAGCAAACCTTTGAATGTATCGATTCCCCTAACAATTCCTGGTTCAATAGAGGCATTCAATGAGGacaaaaacatgatatttctCAAGTACGATAAATGTTAATTTCTGGCTTACATTAGGACTCACTGATTTACTAAGAATACTGTAAGGAAAATAGAATGAAGGaaaatattaaatgtaattGACTAAACATGGCATTACAGCAAAGAAAAATGCCTACCAAGACCAACACACCATGGCATATTTTCTGGCTGTTTAGAACTAACCGCTAAACCAACAATGGTTGCATTCAAACTGTAGAAGACTTCAGTGTGTGGGACCTAGCATAAGAGATTTGAATTGTCAAAGAAATCATGATCATTTGACATTTTTACAAACACAAAaaccaaaattcaaattttgcgaCCTACCAGTGCTGATTTACATCATGGAAAGTTGTAacagtgcacttaataaaattagaaagggGCGCAACAATAAAGAGTATTGGTAAAAGGTGTGCGGAAAGAGCAGCACAGCTGTTCATATGCCATGAACCAACCTGAGAATGGAGATGTCTGATTTTGATGCTTGATATTGGGACTTGATAAGGAGGGTGAGAGGCAAGAGCATTTGCAAGTTCCTTGATTGTGGTGATATTCAGGTTACTCGGAAAACACTGTCTGAAGTAAGCCATTATTCGTAAATCCCGCAGAAGGCGTGCATCCTTTTGTATTAGAACCCTGGCACAATATGAAAATAAGTTGTCATAAAGCAAGTAAATGTTACTTgtcatctaaaacaaactacataataatgaaatttagGAGCAGTATTAATGCATTTTAAGTAGTAGAATCTAAACAAATGAGTGGAAGATAaagaatcaaatataaaacaccCGAGAAATTGTTTCCAGATTATTGAGCAACCTATTGGAGAAATCTCTAGacaaccaaacactgaaaactCTACCGTAaacttagaaataaaataattcaatgcaCAATGGACGTGTTTCAACAGATATGAAGCTGGAAATTttatataacaacaacaaccaaataGGTAAAAGCAGCACTTGCTAAATTTTCAGAGATCTAATTCTACAGGGACCAGCTAAGGCAAATAGCAATCTGTTTAAGCAAGTGAGATTGCAGTCAGAATATGATAGTTTAAGGGAAAACTTACGATCTATTGAAGGAGTCGTGACGAGTCGAATTGATATCAATTAGATTAACCTGCCCACCATAACCCTCATCTAGCCAGAATTTCCCACCTGGCAGATTCTTTCTCTCAGAAGTTGTGTTTATCTTAACCACATGGGTAGGGGCAATATGCCTCAACATATCCACCAATATATCATAACCAACTCCTAAAACACAAGAGATGAAGATCATATTTTGAAATGCATAAGTACCCGTGAAATAACACCAATGGTAAAGAAATAGTGCAAGATCAAGGAGATAGGgatggaaaagaagaaaacgaaATAAATGATGTAAAGAGGCACACCTTTTACCCAACCATGTGTGTTTACAACAAGAGGCATTTCATTCTCCACAGGGCTATCACTCTTGCAGTACTCCTTCCGATAATAATCATATAGGGTAAATATACATTTCAGATAAGCCGTTGGATCTCTTTTCGAAGAAACATCACCAAAGAAAAAGCATCTAggaaaaagattaaaacattGAACCATAAACgacacaaacaaaaaacattttccacAAAATCATGCTAAAAATGATAACTTCCCTGGATCAGCCATTAAAAGGTGATAATCAATTCCACCAAGTAAAATCTTAGAATCTTGATGgaaattaaataagttaatcATATGGGAGAtgttcaaaatcaaacaatagaTCAGTATGCATAACTAAACAATTATGCAACTGTAAATCCTCGAAACAACATCTCAAATATCCGTAtactgaaaaggaaaaggattgTAACTAACACAATAAGTTCAATAGCCCATACCTCTCTGGTGTCTTCaagcatggaattgtcaaatcTGATTTGGGAAACGAAAGAAAACAGACAAACTATATCAATTATAATGCAAAATGAGGTGAGATAAATCTTGAaaagaaatctttgaaactAAGGAATTCAAGGAACAAGACATATGGTAAGAAAGTACAACCCTCAAACAAATACCTGGAGTTAGTTTGTCAACTACAGTGAGGGATAAAAAACCAGGAGTAGTAAACTCGGGCTGCCCAACATCTGTATCCAAATAACCTACCCTTTTatatctgcaaaaaaaaaaaaactgttctcAATCGCCTATAAACATGAAATTCAGCTCCTGACACGCTTTATTAACTCCAATATTCAAAGAATAAGTATATGTCAGCAAACATAAATTATCTTCAAGAAAGACTTGATCTTTGATCAACGAAGCACACCCAATAGAGAATACaacaaaatacaagacaaattTGATATATGTAAACAATACCCAATAGTC
This window contains:
- the LOC7484766 gene encoding polynucleotide 5'-hydroxyl-kinase NOL9, with the translated sequence MASITEREEASPSIYISEEWSEAADSVAYDSTTSPPPIALVCGPKNCGKTTFSRYLLNILLQRYKRVGYLDTDVGQPEFTTPGFLSLTVVDKLTPDLTIPCLKTPERCFFFGDVSSKRDPTAYLKCIFTLYDYYRKEYCKSDSPVENEMPLVVNTHGWVKGVGYDILVDMLRHIAPTHVVKINTTSERKNLPGGKFWLDEGYGGQVNLIDINSTRHDSFNRSVLIQKDARLLRDLRIMAYFRQCFPSNLNITTIKELANALASHPPYQVPISSIKIRHLHSQVPHTEVFYSLNATIVGLAVSSKQPENMPWCVGLGIVRGIDTFKGLLYLISPVPPILLEKVDLLLQGFIHIPTCLLQVQGCMSPYMSGNVLATS